AATAATCGATTCGCCCCGCCGCCAGGCGGGGCATGGTTGCCGGTCTGGCACGCTCGGCAGATTGCATTCCGGTGTCACGACGGTAAACCGCCGATAGCGAGAACTTCGCGCCCTTCCGCCAGCCGATGCGAGCCATGTGCCCTTCAACTATGTTCGGCCCCAACCTGAACCTAAGCCGATTGGGAGGAGACATGCGTTCACTAGCTGCGGCGGTAGCAGGACGCCGTACCCGGGTTTCGGCCGGCGCAGCCCTCTGCGCCTCACTGCTTGCAATGGCCGGCCCGTCTACGGGGTGGGCTGCGAATCCTCACCAGTCATCTATGTCACCGGGTCCAGAAACCCCTTACAGCGGGATCCGCGCACCCGAACGCGGAGGCAATGGGAACCGGCCGGCACCACCGACTTCGTCCGCCTTCCCTGCTGTCACCTCGTCGACAGCGACTCTCACCCCCGGCACCAACGTGGACGCCATCGGCAACAACGACGTCATCACTCAAGCGACCATCAACGACACCAGCGTGTTCACGTGCACACCCGGAAAGCCCACCCCGCAGAACGAGACCACCATCGCGGTCAACCCCACCGATGACAAGAACCTGGTCGGCGGGGCGAACGACTATCGCCTGTACCAACCGACCGAGAACCGTTACGACGGCGCCGGCGGGTTCTACCAATCAACCGACGGCGGATCGAAGTGGACCGTCGGGTTTCTCCCGGACCTGGTCACTAACAATTCCTCGGACCCCGGACCGTACGACACGGCGGGCGACCCTTCTATCTCCGCTGGACCGGACAACACATTCTGGTACTCGAACCTCGCGTTCAATCGCACCGACCCTGCCAGCGGGGTCGCGGTGAGCCGGTCGACCGACGGCGGGTCGACCTGGACGACGAGCTTCGTCGTGCAGACACCTGCCACGGCTGGAGTGACCCTCTCCAACGACAAGGACTGGATCGCCGCCGACCCGGCCAACTCCAACACCGCCTACGTAACTTGGACCCAGTTCCACACGACTCGCTCGGGCCGCACGCAAAGCTCGCCA
This window of the Acidimicrobiales bacterium genome carries:
- a CDS encoding sialidase family protein — encoded protein: MRSLAAAVAGRRTRVSAGAALCASLLAMAGPSTGWAANPHQSSMSPGPETPYSGIRAPERGGNGNRPAPPTSSAFPAVTSSTATLTPGTNVDAIGNNDVITQATINDTSVFTCTPGKPTPQNETTIAVNPTDDKNLVGGANDYRLYQPTENRYDGAGGFYQSTDGGSKWTVGFLPDLVTNNSSDPGPYDTAGDPSISAGPDNTFWYSNLAFNRTDPASGVAVSRSTDGGSTWTTSFVVQTPATAGVTLSNDKDWIAADPANSNTAYVTWTQFHTTRSGRTQSSPIVISKTTNGGSSWSAPVQISPLDQDQASTVIVGSDGTVYVTFEAFRFHNRDWAAEATSTDGGSTFTTRLLWPISDIPSPLPGDTFRDNSFPTFAVDGSNQYVAWSNWNGLNADVVIMKSTDGGTTWSAPQTLAGGAGNQFFPWLSARGGTVAAAWYDDNTSVADNYVDRASMSFDGGSSWAPPVTVSSAASDVPGGNLFAYPSCTDDFIGDYNAVALDSTGTAHALWTDIRDRSTPLATNQDPYTATIKQS